Proteins from a genomic interval of Coccinella septempunctata chromosome 2, icCocSept1.1, whole genome shotgun sequence:
- the LOC123306677 gene encoding ejaculatory bulb-specific protein 3-like, translating into MKLVFLLIVLVVYVSVLISGEEYKSQYDDMDVDEILRSKRLLKNYVDCLLDKGGCPPPARELKDHLDDALKTECMKCTEKQKSVGTKVINFMIENQPDLFSTLQEKYDPEGIYMAKWKARKESKKTEEEVQS; encoded by the exons ATGAAGCTTGTCTTTCTGTTGATCGTTTTGGTGGTGTACGTTTCGGTTTTAATATCAGGGGAGGAATACAAGTCGCAATATGATGATATGGACGTCGATGAGATTTTACGCAGTAAGAGGTTGTTGAAGAACTATGTTGACTGCTTGTTGGACAAAGGAGGATGCCCACCACCAGCCAGAGAATTGAAAG ATCACCTCGATGATGCCCTCAAAACGGAGTGTATGAAATGCACCGAAAAGCAGAAGAGTGTGGGCACCAAAGTTATCAATTTCATGATAGAAAACCAACCAGATTTGTTCAGTACTCTGCAGGAGAAATATGATCCAGAAGGAATCTACATGGCGAAATGGAAGGCACGCAAAGAATCAAAGAAAACAGAGGAAGAAGTGCAATCTTAA
- the LOC123306675 gene encoding bromodomain-containing protein 8 isoform X1, whose amino-acid sequence MASVEQRLQMKREPLDKWSVREQLCLASAVARSGDQNWMSVSRSLKPFGDANRPSDWFHQKNCAAQYGALLANVETPKRKKRQSGGDYGIETPAECILRQLKTERIAELRKLLAEEKAEYLKLQENMTVLSSGKFTEDQLDRWCKEIDEEENRKDLETLRHSQWLKERETRKMEIERAWRPVKPNTPQITPQKRKNSDSFDILLESEQQQEEHNSNPNPPIQETPKPQLSLSPLLTSLLKSPSQVQNINQASILHSAITNQRTVVTNNAPNINANISTSTATNPMIASLLNSTTNVAVSPVLQHLVSTAIGQETDNVALDLQNADLATPDILDDETLRNLKIEDIANSIIVPDGPLPEMKNDVDVIISDLIADPEQHLQLDNNGDININLELDDLDDGDLDVDTEQKLEEQIVEQEQVIEAPVVPEPEKPAEKVEPPVDPFEFQEDPEYEPKMPMKQLDQNKVQTATFTSITPPQVEVQEEIATVVEENVDNQVEITETTPVQLEDEGLNKEKEDEETVASGSVEIVEVAVEEEEVGKVLDKTQIQDIVHTSVSESIDENQKEVEEEKSEEVETVPEVKIEEPDDNEETKDTATEELPVTEDIKVEVKEEERQISPVDSKIEQLNISLEIDKSSDSTTVEQNFSDELYDDIQMEVKIDKSGKAKRDYSRTKKKEEKDFDILLAIEKAHMEENEMMEDFSDREFSDRKEEPKKEDPKSENERSNSPWTEEEDVLSVQSKRRMSTPATPSDSIPNSPASSSAYYDDDKEYRNWKKSIMLVYSWLAAHKYSSLFLKPITDEQAPGYHNLIYRPMDFHTLRKNIENGVIRTTQEFKRDVMLMLNNAIMYNKTNGTVYNMTRELQQEAVESIQLLLQAQSSEDAPPRRETRMSEPGLKRKRVSDDSNTRTKKRKED is encoded by the exons ATGGCTTCTGTTGAACAACGTTTACAAATGAAACGAGAACCATTGGATAAATGGTCTGTTAGGGAACAGTTATGCTTAGCCTCTGCTGTAGCTAGAAGTGGAGATCAAAATTGGATGTCCGTTAGTCGGTCATTGAAACCTTTCGGAGATGCTAACCGTCCCTCAGACTGGTTTCATCAAAAGAATTGTGCGGCCCAGTATGGAGCACTATTGGCAAATGTTGAAACCCCCAAAAGGAAAAAGAGACAATCTGGCGGAGATTATGGGATTGAAACTCCCGCAGAATGTATCTTGAGACAATTGAAAACGGAGAGAATTGCTGAATTGAGGAAGTTACTGGCGGAAGAGAAAGCTGAGTACTTGAAGTTACAAGAAAACATGACAGTATTATCATCAG GGAAATTTACCGAAGACCAGTTAGACCGATGGTGTAAAGAAATTGATGAGGAAGAAAATAGAAAAGACTTGGAAACTCTGAGACACTCCCAGTGGCTGAAAGAAAGGGAAACTAGAAAAATGGAAATAGAAAGGGCATGGAGACCTGTAAAACCAAACACACCACAGATAACGCcccaaaaacgaaaaaattcagattcATTCGACATCTTACTCGAGAGTGAACAGCAACAGGAAGAACACAATTCTAATCCAAACCCACCCATTCAAGAAACTCCAAAACCTCAACTATCCTTATCCCCTCTTCTTACTAGTTTATTGAAATCTCCTTCGCAAGTTCAAAATATCAACCAAGCGTCAATATTACACTCGGCAATCACTAATCAAAGGACTGTGGTAACTAATAACGCTCCAAATATAAACGCGAATATAAGCACGAGCACTGCTACGAACCCAATGATAGCAAGTTTGTTGAATTCGACAACAAATGTTGCGGTATCTCCGGTATTGCAACATTTGGTCAGTACGGCCATTGGACAAGAAACTGATAACGTCGCTTTGGACCTGCAAAATGCCGATCTTGCAACACCTGACATTTTAGATGATGAAACTTTGAGAAATTTGAAGATCGAAGACATCGCCAATAGTATAATAGTGCCCGATGGTCCATTGCCGGAAATGAAGAATGACGTCGACGTCATTATCTCCGACCTCATCGCGGACCCTGAGCAACACTTACAATTAGACAACAACGGAGATATAAACATAAACTTAGAACTAGACGATTTAGACGATGGTGACCTAGATGTCGATACCGAACAAAAACTGGAAGAACAGATCGTCGAACAAGAGCAGGTTATCGAAGCGCCTGTTGTTCCGGAGCCGGAAAAACCCGCGGAGAAAGTGGAACCCCCGGTGGATCCGTTCGAGTTCCAGGAAGATCCCGAGTACGAACCAAAGATGCCAATGAAGCAACTGGATCAGAATAAGGTGCAAACTGCCACGTTTACTTCGATTACGCCTCCTCAAGTGGAGGTCCAGGAGGAAATAGCCACTGTCGTCGAAGAGAATGTTGATAATCAAGTTGAAATAACGGAAACCACTCCGGTACAATTGGAAGATGAGGGTTTGAATAAAGAAAAGGAAGACGAGGAAACGGTAGCTTCTGGTTCTGTTGAAATTGTTGAGGTTGcagtggaagaagaagaagtggggAAGGTGTTGGATAAGACGCAGATTCAAGACATAGTTCACACCAGTGTATCGGAGAGTATAGATGAAAACCAGAAAGAGGTAGAAGAGGAAAAATCGGAAGAGGTTGAGACTGTCCCGGAGGTTAAAATAGAGGAGCCTGATGATAACGAAGAAACTAAGGACACTGCCACTGAAGAATTACCGGTAACCGAAGACATCAAGGTGGAAGTTAAAGAGGAGGAACGTCAAATCTCCCCCGTGGATTCCAAGATCGAACAGTTGAACATTTCCCTCGAAATCGATAAATCGTCAGATAGCACCACCGTAGAACAGAATTTCTCCGATGAGCTATATGACGACATTCAAATGGAGGTGAAGATAGACAAAAGTGGTAAGGCCAAAAGGGATTATTCTCGTACGAAAAAGAAGGAAGAAAAAGATTTTGATATTCTTTTAGCGATTGAGAAGGCGCACATGGAGGAGAACGAAATGATGGAAGATTTTTCGGACCGGGAATTCTCGGATAGGAAAGAGGAACCGAAGAAGGAAGACCCCAAGAGCGAGAACGAGAGATCGAACAGTCCTTGGACGGAGGAGGAGGACGTGTTGAGCGTGCAATCGAAGAGGAGAATGTCGACGCCCGCGACTCCCTCCGATTCTATACCGAACTCGCCGGCTTCGAGTTCTGCGTACTACGACGATGATAAGGAGTACAGAAATTGGAAAAAGTCGATAATGTTAGTTTACAGCTGGTTGGCTGCCCACAAGTACTCATCTTTGTTCCTCAAACCGATCACTGACGAACAAGCTCCCGGTTACCACAACTTGATATACAGACCTATGGATTTTCACACTCTTCGAAAAAATATCGAGAATGGCGTCATCAGAACGACGCAGGAGTTCAAACGAGACGTGATGCTGATGTTGAACAATGCCATAATGTACAACAAGACCAACGGAACAGTTTACAATATGACTCGAGAACTACAACAGGAAGCCGTCGAGTCCATACAGCTACTACTGCAGGCACAGTCGAGTGAAGACGCGCCTCCCAGAAGAGAAACGAGAATGAGTGAACCGGGTTTGAAAAGAAAGAGAGTATCTGATGATAGTAATACAAGGACTAAAAAGAGAAAGGAAGATTAG
- the LOC123306675 gene encoding bromodomain-containing protein 8 isoform X2, protein MASVEQRLQMKREPLDKWSVREQLCLASAVARSGDQNWMSVSRSLKPFGDANRPSDWFHQKNCAAQYGALLANVETPKRKKRQSGGDYGIETPAECILRQLKTERIAELRKLLAEEKAEYLKLQENMTVLSSGKFTEDQLDRWCKEIDEEENRKDLETLRHSQWLKERETRKMEIERAWRPVKPNTPQITPQKRKNSDSFDILLESEQQQEEHNSNPNPPIQETPKPQLSLSPLLTSLLKSPSQVQNINQASILHSAITNQRTVVTNNAPNINANISTSTATNPMIASLLNSTTNVAVSPVLQHLVSTAIGQETDNVALDLQNADLATPDILDDETLRNLKIEDIANSIIVPDGPLPEMKNDVDVIISDLIADPEQHLQLDNNGDININLELDDLDDGDLDVDTEQKLEEQIVEQEQVIEAPVVPEPEKPAEKVEPPVDPFEFQEDPEYEPKMPMKQLDQNKVQTATFTSITPPQVEVQEEIATVVEENVDNQVEITETTPVQLEDEGLNKEKEDEETVASGSVEIVEVAVEEEEVGKVLDKTQIQDIVHTSVSESIDENQKEVEEEKSEEVETVPEVKIEEPDDNEETKDTATEELPVTEDIKVEVKEEERQISPVDSKIEQLNISLEIDKSSDSTTVEQNFSDELYDDIQMEVKIDKSAIEKAHMEENEMMEDFSDREFSDRKEEPKKEDPKSENERSNSPWTEEEDVLSVQSKRRMSTPATPSDSIPNSPASSSAYYDDDKEYRNWKKSIMLVYSWLAAHKYSSLFLKPITDEQAPGYHNLIYRPMDFHTLRKNIENGVIRTTQEFKRDVMLMLNNAIMYNKTNGTVYNMTRELQQEAVESIQLLLQAQSSEDAPPRRETRMSEPGLKRKRVSDDSNTRTKKRKED, encoded by the exons ATGGCTTCTGTTGAACAACGTTTACAAATGAAACGAGAACCATTGGATAAATGGTCTGTTAGGGAACAGTTATGCTTAGCCTCTGCTGTAGCTAGAAGTGGAGATCAAAATTGGATGTCCGTTAGTCGGTCATTGAAACCTTTCGGAGATGCTAACCGTCCCTCAGACTGGTTTCATCAAAAGAATTGTGCGGCCCAGTATGGAGCACTATTGGCAAATGTTGAAACCCCCAAAAGGAAAAAGAGACAATCTGGCGGAGATTATGGGATTGAAACTCCCGCAGAATGTATCTTGAGACAATTGAAAACGGAGAGAATTGCTGAATTGAGGAAGTTACTGGCGGAAGAGAAAGCTGAGTACTTGAAGTTACAAGAAAACATGACAGTATTATCATCAG GGAAATTTACCGAAGACCAGTTAGACCGATGGTGTAAAGAAATTGATGAGGAAGAAAATAGAAAAGACTTGGAAACTCTGAGACACTCCCAGTGGCTGAAAGAAAGGGAAACTAGAAAAATGGAAATAGAAAGGGCATGGAGACCTGTAAAACCAAACACACCACAGATAACGCcccaaaaacgaaaaaattcagattcATTCGACATCTTACTCGAGAGTGAACAGCAACAGGAAGAACACAATTCTAATCCAAACCCACCCATTCAAGAAACTCCAAAACCTCAACTATCCTTATCCCCTCTTCTTACTAGTTTATTGAAATCTCCTTCGCAAGTTCAAAATATCAACCAAGCGTCAATATTACACTCGGCAATCACTAATCAAAGGACTGTGGTAACTAATAACGCTCCAAATATAAACGCGAATATAAGCACGAGCACTGCTACGAACCCAATGATAGCAAGTTTGTTGAATTCGACAACAAATGTTGCGGTATCTCCGGTATTGCAACATTTGGTCAGTACGGCCATTGGACAAGAAACTGATAACGTCGCTTTGGACCTGCAAAATGCCGATCTTGCAACACCTGACATTTTAGATGATGAAACTTTGAGAAATTTGAAGATCGAAGACATCGCCAATAGTATAATAGTGCCCGATGGTCCATTGCCGGAAATGAAGAATGACGTCGACGTCATTATCTCCGACCTCATCGCGGACCCTGAGCAACACTTACAATTAGACAACAACGGAGATATAAACATAAACTTAGAACTAGACGATTTAGACGATGGTGACCTAGATGTCGATACCGAACAAAAACTGGAAGAACAGATCGTCGAACAAGAGCAGGTTATCGAAGCGCCTGTTGTTCCGGAGCCGGAAAAACCCGCGGAGAAAGTGGAACCCCCGGTGGATCCGTTCGAGTTCCAGGAAGATCCCGAGTACGAACCAAAGATGCCAATGAAGCAACTGGATCAGAATAAGGTGCAAACTGCCACGTTTACTTCGATTACGCCTCCTCAAGTGGAGGTCCAGGAGGAAATAGCCACTGTCGTCGAAGAGAATGTTGATAATCAAGTTGAAATAACGGAAACCACTCCGGTACAATTGGAAGATGAGGGTTTGAATAAAGAAAAGGAAGACGAGGAAACGGTAGCTTCTGGTTCTGTTGAAATTGTTGAGGTTGcagtggaagaagaagaagtggggAAGGTGTTGGATAAGACGCAGATTCAAGACATAGTTCACACCAGTGTATCGGAGAGTATAGATGAAAACCAGAAAGAGGTAGAAGAGGAAAAATCGGAAGAGGTTGAGACTGTCCCGGAGGTTAAAATAGAGGAGCCTGATGATAACGAAGAAACTAAGGACACTGCCACTGAAGAATTACCGGTAACCGAAGACATCAAGGTGGAAGTTAAAGAGGAGGAACGTCAAATCTCCCCCGTGGATTCCAAGATCGAACAGTTGAACATTTCCCTCGAAATCGATAAATCGTCAGATAGCACCACCGTAGAACAGAATTTCTCCGATGAGCTATATGACGACATTCAAATGGAGGTGAAGATAGACAAAAGTG CGATTGAGAAGGCGCACATGGAGGAGAACGAAATGATGGAAGATTTTTCGGACCGGGAATTCTCGGATAGGAAAGAGGAACCGAAGAAGGAAGACCCCAAGAGCGAGAACGAGAGATCGAACAGTCCTTGGACGGAGGAGGAGGACGTGTTGAGCGTGCAATCGAAGAGGAGAATGTCGACGCCCGCGACTCCCTCCGATTCTATACCGAACTCGCCGGCTTCGAGTTCTGCGTACTACGACGATGATAAGGAGTACAGAAATTGGAAAAAGTCGATAATGTTAGTTTACAGCTGGTTGGCTGCCCACAAGTACTCATCTTTGTTCCTCAAACCGATCACTGACGAACAAGCTCCCGGTTACCACAACTTGATATACAGACCTATGGATTTTCACACTCTTCGAAAAAATATCGAGAATGGCGTCATCAGAACGACGCAGGAGTTCAAACGAGACGTGATGCTGATGTTGAACAATGCCATAATGTACAACAAGACCAACGGAACAGTTTACAATATGACTCGAGAACTACAACAGGAAGCCGTCGAGTCCATACAGCTACTACTGCAGGCACAGTCGAGTGAAGACGCGCCTCCCAGAAGAGAAACGAGAATGAGTGAACCGGGTTTGAAAAGAAAGAGAGTATCTGATGATAGTAATACAAGGACTAAAAAGAGAAAGGAAGATTAG
- the LOC123308672 gene encoding uncharacterized protein LOC123308672, producing the protein MNSKLCDGASSSNHEDRNANLNNEINVSKGAIPKTKNYLKNSQNGRKNVKLNNNFESVTSPNYDPASTNICKNGFSKTSGSPLIINGIHIEKAMNNWEHTEPKFEVSNTDIYLNNESDSSSSEDNDLSVSDDGCIYTYKADSIPDLPDILNNLDIPLFGDEPNEPRENTSSPEMDFLEMDFEPEPSVDTETEPPVTLPTEQASEIHLDENVLDYQQPCSSKDLDNPTLYENHKLDKENTDIELTQNIDKKTKKKAHPKKDRKEIKMPWSCTPEQRTKASKQLRIIRTDTSSGEESLASIVGHENMDEKKIMIWSHEEAYVKQITQIGPLSCSATAVLNVLIALRLPVPSIEVICNCGKLDANSELLTYLHSRSIEGQGHREIISGLHKATNGRIYARFFSMYPERCVNIYDWLGFWIQHGAIPIATLNLQKSQQPISESWCHQMIYGVDPDNVYLTNPIECVNSSVLWHQLVSESVLLIKREKIVNKFMSNNSLSELRAVGDPSYDELNVLGQVAKIIREDSRAKRENSHITSHLKIPTIFRSGVTLAIDRNSKAYPLLLESPELPLLNLNSCKQ; encoded by the exons ATGAATTCAAAGCTCTGCGATGGGGCATCTTCTAGTAATCACGAAGATAGGAATGCAAatttaaataatgaaattaatGTAAGTAAAGGGGCAATtccgaaaacaaaaaattatctcAAGAACTCCCAGAACGGAAGAAAGAATGTCAAACTTAATAACAATTTCGAAAGTGTAACCTCGCCTAATTATGATCCTGCAAGTACAAACATCTGTAAAAATGGATTTTCAAAAACTTCCGGAAGTCCTTTAATTATTAATGGTATTCATATTGAGAAAGCAATGAATAATTGGGAACACACAGAACCAAAATTTGAGGTATCCAACACAGATATTTACCTCAACAATGAATCGGACTCGAGTTCCAGTGAAGATAATGACTTGTCAGTCTCTGATGATGGATGTATATACACCTACAAGGCAGACAGTATTCCTGACTTGCCAGATATATTGAACAATTTAGATATACCTCTTTTTGGTGATGAACCAAATGAGCCAAGAGAAA ATACGTCCAGTCCAGAAATGGATTTTCTTGAAATGGATTTCGAGCCAGAGCCTTCAGTTGATACTGAAACAGAACCCCCTGTTACCCTACCCACTGAGCAAGCAAGTGAAATCCATTTGGATGAAAATGTGTTAGATTATCAACAACCATGTAGCTCTAAAGATCTAGACAATCCAACTTTGTATGAAAATCATAAACTAGACAAGGAAAATACTGATATTGAACTGACCCAAAATATAGATaagaaaacaaagaaaaaagctCATCCTAAAAAGGATAGAAAAGAGATCAAAATGCCTTGGTCATGCACACCTGAACAAAGAACAAAAGCTTCTAAACAATTAAGAATTATTAGAACAGATACTAGTTCTGGGGAAGAATCTTTAGCTTCAATTGTAGGTCATGAGAACATGGATGAGAAGAAAATAATGATTTGGAGTCACGAAGAAGCATATGTAAAACAAATAACCCAAATTGGACCATTATCGTGTAGTGCAACCGCAGTACTGAACGTTCTGATAGCTCTTCGTCTACCAGTCCCGTCTATCGAAGTAATCTGCAATTGCGGAAAACTTGATGCTAACTCGGAACTCCTGACATATTTGCATTCTAGAAGCATAGAAGGCCAAGGACATAGAGAAATAATTTCAGGCCTGCATAAAGCAACCAATGGTAGAATATACGCAAGATTTTTTTCTATGTATCCAGAACGTTGTGTGAATATTTACGATTGGTTAGGCTTCTGGATTCAACATGGGGCTATTCCTATCGCCACTTTGAATTTGCAAAAGAGCCAACAGCCCATTTCCGAGAGTTGGTGCCATCAAATGATCTACGGTGTTGATCCGGATAACGTATACCTGACAAATCCAATTGAGTGTGTGAATTCTAGTGTTCTGTGGCATCAGCTCGTTTCCGAATCGGTCTTGCTGATCAAGAGGGAAAAAATAGTTAATAAGTTCATGTCTAATAATAGTCTGAGTGAATTGCGAGCAGTCGGGGATCCTAGTTATGATGAATTGAATGTTTTAG gTCAAGTAGCAAAGATAATCAGGGAAGATTCTAGAGCAAAGCGAGAAAATTCTCACATCACATCTCACTTGAAAATTCCAACCATCTTCAGGTCTGGT